The following coding sequences are from one Lycium ferocissimum isolate CSIRO_LF1 chromosome 3, AGI_CSIRO_Lferr_CH_V1, whole genome shotgun sequence window:
- the LOC132049756 gene encoding fructose-1,6-bisphosphatase 1, chloroplastic-like → MAASTATVPTTSNFTFSNSHSIISSLSLFQHKTTSFLCTKNNIKRNCRHGGIKCMVLEKSSAAEATKTKKHSVYKLETLTNWLLKQEQDRVIDAELTIVLSSISMACKQIASLVQRAGISKLTGVHGAVNVQGEDQKKLDVVSNEVFSNCLRASGRTGIIASEEEDVPVAVEESYYGNYIVVFDPLDGSSNIDAAVSTGSIFGIYSPNDDCLVDLEDTTTLDTVEQRCIVNVCQPGNNLLAAGYCMYSSSVIFVLTLGNGVFSFTLDPIFGEFILTQENIQIPKAGKIYAFNEGNYQLWDDRLKKYIDHLKDPGPNCKPYSARYIGSLVGDFHRTLLYGGIYGYPRDKKSRNGKLRLLYECAPMSFIVEQAGGKGSDGQQRILDIQPVEIHQRVPLYIGSTEEVEKLEKYLS, encoded by the exons ATGGCAGCATCAACAGCCACAGTACCAACAACTTCAAACTTTACCTTCTCAAACTCTCATTCCATTATCTCTAGCCTTTCCCTGTTCCAGCACAAAACTACTTCATTTTTGTGCACAAAAAACAACATAAAGAGAAATTGTAGACATGGTGGAATAAAGTGCATGGTCTTGGAGAAGAGTAGTGCAGCAGAGGCTACAAAAACCAAGAAACATAGTGTGTATAAGCTTGAGACATTAACTAACTGGCTGTTGAAGCAAGAACAAGATCGGGTTATTGATGCTGAACTTACCATTGTTCTTTCGAGTATTTCTATGGCTTGTAAGCAGATTGCTTCTCTGGTTCAGAGAGCTGGCATTTCCAAACTTACTGGAGTTCATGGTGCTGTTAATGTTCAAGGAGAGGACCAGAAGAAGCTTGATGTTGTCTCTAACGAG GTATTCTCAAATTGTCTAAGGGCAAGTGGCCGGACAGGTATTATAGCATCAGAGGAAGAGGACGTGCCAGTGGCAGTAGAAGAGAGTTACTACGGGAACTATATCGTGGTGTTTGACCCTCTTGATGGTTCATCAAATATTGATGCTGCTGTATCTACAGGTTCTATCTTTGGTATATACAGTCCAAATGACGATTGCCTTGTTGATCTTGAAGATACCACCACG CTTGACACCGTGGAGCAGAGGTGCATAGTGAATGTGTGCCAACCAGGGAACAACCTTTTAGCGGCAGGGTACTGCATGTACTCAAGCTCAGTGATCTTCGTGCTCACGTTGGGGAACGGAGTCTTTTCCTTCACCTTGGATCCAATATTTGGAGAATTCATTCTGACTCAAGAAAACATACAAATTCCAAAGGCTGGAAAGATCTACGCATTTAATGAAGGAAATTATCAGTTATGGGATGACAGGTTGAAGAAGTACATCGATCATTTGAAGGACCCCGGTCCTAATTGTAAGCCTTACTCTGCCAGGTATATTGGCAGTTTGGTTGGTGATTTTCATAGGACTCTTTTATATGGAGGTATTTATGGCTACCCGCGAGACAAGAAGAGCAGGAACGGGAAGTTGAGGCTTTTGTATGAGTGTGCCCCGATGAGCTTTATTGTGGAACAAGCCGGTGGCAAAGGATCTGATGGCCAACAAAGGATTCTTGATATTCAACCGGTTGAG ATACACCAACGCGTTCCATTGTACATTGGAAGCACAGAagaagttgaaaaattggaGAAGTACTTAAGTTAA
- the LOC132049753 gene encoding uncharacterized protein LOC132049753 — protein sequence MAATMRSSLILFFVSTLFLQGALGNFICEDLPTNVCGFAIATSGKRCLLENSAGNDGKVVYQCKTSEVVVENMKDHIETDECVDACGVDRNSVGISSDALLDSQFTSKLCSPACYQHCANIVDLYFNLAAGEGVYLPDLCNKQRTSPHRVMIELSSNGAALEDAADAPAPSPVSF from the exons ATGGCTGCCACTATGAGATCCTCTTtgattcttttctttgttaGTACCCTTTTTCTCCAAGGCGCTTTAG GGAATTTCATCTGTGAGGATTTGCCAACAAACGTGTGTGGCTTCGCAATTGCGACATCAGGAAAGAGGTGTTTGTTGGAGAACTCAGCAGGGAATGATGGGAAGGTTGTGTACCAATGCAAGACATCTGAGGTTGTTGTCGAAAACATGAAGGATCACATTGAGACAGATGAATGTGTTGATGCTTGTGGTGTTGACAGAAACTCTGTTGGGATTTCTTCTGATGCTCTTCTTGATTCTCAATTCACCTCCAAACTTTGCTCCCCTGCATGTTACCAACATTGTGCCAACATTGTTGACCTTTACTTCAACTTGGCTGCTGGAGAAG GTGTGTATTTGCCCGATTTATGCAACAAGCAGAGGACCAGCCCACACCGTGTTATGATTGAGCTATCGAGCAATGGAGCTGCTCTTGAAGATGCAGCTGATGCTCCAGCTCCGTCCCctgtttctttttaa